The genomic interval aaataaagtgACCTATTAATACAACTTATGTGTCTGGCTTCATTACTTTGTTCTAGGTGGGCAGTCAGTTCAGCATTAGAATAGACTACCTTGGAAGGTGGCAGAGTTCCTTCATTggggcttttaaaataaaaattggatgaTGTCTGGGGAATGCTTTACTTGTAGATTTCTTCATCTGCGGGGATTTGGGTGGATGGCCTCCAGCTCTATCATGTTATGCTTCTATCCTTTCAAGAAAACAGCATGTATGTTACTTGTTATAGCCCACTGCTGAGTAGTAGTAACTATTTGTTTGGAGTGATTCCACttaatatttttcatttaattaaataataataataataataataataataataataataataaaatttatttatatcccacctctctacaaaatgcaatcggggctgCTTACAAGTctaaaaatatacagtccgaaccctcaaccccccctcccttaaaatacaattaaacaatgtagaattaaaacataaagcatacttaaaaacaatacaatagacTGTGGTGAGGTCAGAgttcagcaattagattttccttctgatggccggGGAACTTTTCAGGAAACCTGCATAGTTTTACAGGTATGGATAttatgctgctgttgttttttaaccacTGTACTTCTATGAAAGGGTTACTGCACTCGACCTCTCTAGTATACCATACACACATCactcctttcatttctttcattgaCCTTAGCACTTCAAAACACAAAGCACAATGTCAAATTACCACACCCAGAAAAATGCACTCATATTAACAGATTCCTAGTTTAATAGCAAGATCTTAACTGTGTGGAAGATCTAACCATAAGACTAGGAGATACATATCATTGTTTTAGTATTATTCCtgggtttatttttttatcaGTGTCACATTATTATCTTTGTACACTATGCACTTGTACTCTTTCTCTGCATCTTGTGTTGGGCTACAACATGGGTAAATATAGTCACACACATCATTTTTATAATATGTTAGAAAATAAAGGTTTACATCAATATCACACTTGTATAGACTTTCTGATCAAAAGAACTGTGAGTTGGAACAAGATTTAGTCAAGTTCAAAGTAGATAGATAGAAATTAATGAAATTACTAACAAATGACATTTTTCTGTATGTTTCTTTATAGTACCGCTTGTAGATTTACCTAcgtttcccaaactttttctgaatattagttttcatttcattgtttttaagaCTGTATATTATAGGGTTTAACAGAGGAGTTAAAATAAGGTACTGGATAGAGGCCACCCTCTCCAGGTCAGAGAGAGAGTTAGAACTAGGCTTCAAGTATCGGacaaaggcagaaaaataaaacagagaagcCATAATGAGGTGAGAACTACaagtggagaaggctttgctcctgccttttGCAGAGTGAATCTTCAGGATGGTTGAAATTATTCTAACGTAAGAGACAAGAGTTAAGAGGAAAGGGGTAAAACCAAAGGGAAAAACAGAGGCAAGAATTAACATATAGCTGGTGAATGATCCACTGCAAGACAAACTCAGAACTGCAGGAAGGTCGCAGGTGTAGTGACTAATTCTATTGACTCCACAGAAGGTCACACACATTAAGGGCACTGTGTTGGCTGTAGCATCCAACAAGCCCATTATAAAGGTTCCAGCCACTAGCTGATGACACATCTGCTTATTCATAATTGTTGAATAATGTAGTGGGTCACAGATAGCAACAAAGCGATCATATGCCATTGCTGTAAGCAGAAAAATTTCAACACAAGCAAAATGGATAAAGAAAAAGATCTGTGCATAACATCCCACCATAGAAATTGATTTCTCCTTTGAGACAAAATTTTCTAGCATCTTTGGAACAGTGACAGTTGAGTAGCAAATGTCAACCAATGCTAGTATCTTGAGAAAGAAGAACATGGGGGTGTGAAGACTAGGCTGTGTGTTAATTACCAATATGATCATAGAGTTTGCTAGTAATGTGGCAGCATATATGCCGAgaaacatgaagaacagaaacaaCTGCATTCGTGGATCACTTGAAAGTCCAAAGAGAATAAATTCAGTTACCACTTCAGTTTGATTTTCCATGGGACAGtgatttaatatgtattttttgcaTATTCTTCTACCATTCAGTTGAAATATTTGTCTAGATATGAAGTTTGTATAGTCATAGATCCTCTGCTCTGACCATCGCTTTCTTCTTCTGGAGACAAAAATAGAGAAAGAATCTGTattgttgctttttattttagtCCAGTGTTGAGCAAGAATATgcatgcaggaaaaaaaaccacCATGTGTGAAACACGTTCAAGGGAATCAAACTATTACCAGACAGCCCTCATGGACCAGAcagactttttatttatttattcatttcaatgTTCACTATATTTTGGTATTCCCATCATGAAAATCTAAGCATACATGTAATTGTGAATGattatcatgatgttttctgctgtgcAAGTAGGTATAGAATTGTAATCGTGGTCTGATCATCTTGTTCAGTTCATTGCTAGTCATATGAAGAGACATTAGAGGTGGAATTCcctgaaaattaatttaaaaactggaaagaatGCAGTGCAGAAACCTTCACTGACACACTAGCAAGACTAGTTACGTAATAAGGCTTGTGGTTCATATAATTTACAAACATTTTTTCACCCTGTGTCTACAAATGTTCTAGCCCCTTGATATTCTATAACTGAAGCGTGAAATTACAAAAAAACACTGCCCCAGCCATATCCATCCCAGCCATATCTGTGTCATAATGAAAAATGTGCATTGGATTTACTAGTCACTGACAAACACATAATTTAAATACTGTTCTTTCTAAATACTAATATGAAGAAAGGGaatggggagaagaagaaagaggaaaagtttcctttaactggtttttttttggggggggaggagggttcgacagccatt from Sceloporus undulatus isolate JIND9_A2432 ecotype Alabama chromosome 6, SceUnd_v1.1, whole genome shotgun sequence carries:
- the LOC121933713 gene encoding olfactory receptor 10A7-like, which translates into the protein MENQTEVVTEFILFGLSSDPRMQLFLFFMFLGIYAATLLANSMIILVINTQPSLHTPMFFFLKILALVDICYSTVTVPKMLENFVSKEKSISMVGCYAQIFFFIHFACVEIFLLTAMAYDRFVAICDPLHYSTIMNKQMCHQLVAGTFIMGLLDATANTVPLMCVTFCGVNRISHYTCDLPAVLSLSCSGSFTSYMLILASVFPFGFTPFLLTLVSYVRIISTILKIHSAKGRSKAFSTCSSHLIMASLFYFSAFVRYLKPSSNSLSDLERVASIQYLILTPLLNPIIYSLKNNEMKTNIQKKFGKRR